Proteins encoded within one genomic window of Chitinophaga parva:
- the creD gene encoding cell envelope integrity protein CreD — protein sequence MENQSPEVNLFQRYAPVIKAMVILLLVVILLIPAVMLQDLIRERHAYQQSVTASINDQWGKSQTVTGPVLVVPYRVPKTTDAQAAGEVLYAYVLPEKLAINGKLHPELRSRGIYKTAVYDSHLDLKGDFKSLALNSLGIDPAWVLPDQVSLSVGVSDLRGISSEVKMVYNNSDYSFTPGVANQDLYPSGILTRVPVQLQEGKLVAGDFDIHFDLKGSQQLFFSPVGSFTQVNLESDTMEPSYEGDFLPKTHSSHGKGFTANWQVLQLNRNYPDAWVGNTYHMEHGNFGVRLMTSIDAYQQTSRASKYAILIIGLTFLVFYFIELLQGRSVHPLQYSLIGAALIVFYTLLLSISEQTNFDVAYLIASIMTIGLITGFTGSMFRKLGTSLTVAGSLSFLYGFIYVILQSEDNALLMGSLGLFVILAVLMYVSRKVRFDVPRRLLASEA from the coding sequence ATGGAAAATCAATCGCCCGAGGTCAACCTCTTCCAGCGCTACGCCCCGGTAATCAAAGCTATGGTGATCCTCCTGCTCGTGGTAATACTGCTCATCCCCGCGGTAATGCTGCAAGACCTCATCCGGGAAAGACACGCGTACCAGCAAAGTGTTACCGCCTCTATCAATGATCAATGGGGAAAGTCGCAAACTGTGACAGGGCCCGTACTGGTAGTGCCTTACCGCGTGCCCAAAACGACAGATGCCCAGGCGGCCGGTGAGGTGCTGTATGCATACGTGCTCCCGGAAAAACTCGCTATCAACGGCAAGTTGCACCCGGAGCTGCGGAGCCGGGGCATTTATAAAACGGCTGTTTATGATAGCCACCTGGATCTGAAGGGCGATTTCAAAAGCCTGGCGCTCAACTCTCTGGGCATAGACCCTGCCTGGGTGCTCCCGGACCAGGTGAGCCTTTCCGTAGGTGTGTCTGACCTGAGGGGCATCAGCAGTGAAGTAAAGATGGTGTACAACAACAGTGACTATAGCTTCACGCCGGGTGTGGCCAACCAGGACCTGTACCCCAGCGGCATCCTTACCCGCGTGCCGGTACAGTTACAGGAGGGCAAGCTGGTGGCCGGTGATTTTGATATCCACTTTGACCTGAAAGGCTCACAACAATTGTTCTTTTCCCCGGTGGGCAGCTTCACCCAGGTAAACCTGGAAAGCGATACCATGGAGCCCAGCTATGAAGGTGACTTTTTACCCAAGACCCACAGCAGCCATGGGAAAGGGTTTACGGCAAACTGGCAGGTGCTGCAGCTGAACCGCAATTACCCGGATGCATGGGTGGGCAATACCTACCATATGGAGCACGGCAACTTCGGTGTGCGGTTAATGACCTCCATAGATGCTTACCAGCAAACCAGCCGTGCTTCCAAATATGCTATCCTCATTATAGGCCTCACGTTCCTGGTGTTTTATTTCATAGAACTGCTGCAGGGCCGCAGTGTGCATCCGTTGCAATATAGCCTGATCGGTGCCGCGCTTATCGTGTTTTACACCCTGCTGCTCTCTATTTCCGAGCAGACCAATTTTGATGTGGCCTATCTCATTGCTTCCATTATGACCATCGGGTTGATCACCGGTTTTACCGGCAGCATGTTCCGGAAGCTGGGCACTTCCCTTACAGTGGCAGGTTCCCTTTCCTTTCTCTACGGGTTTATTTACGTGATCCTGCAATCGGAAGATAATGCCCTGCTGATGGGCAGCCTGGGCCTGTTTGTGATCCTGGCAGTGCTCATGTATGTGAGCCGCAAAGTACGTTTTGACGTGCCCCGCAGGCTGTTGGCCAGCGAGGCTTAA
- a CDS encoding diacylglycerol kinase family protein, with amino-acid sequence MNKFTNYWRTRFLSFGYAFQGMAAFLRSEPHARIHALATVVVVALGCYVKLPALQWVLLLLVIGMVWVTEMINTVVEKIMDHVAPERHPRIKWIKDVAAGAVLVSAIIAVIAGVLIFFPYLQR; translated from the coding sequence ATGAACAAATTCACTAACTACTGGCGCACCCGCTTTCTTAGCTTTGGTTACGCTTTCCAGGGCATGGCCGCCTTCCTGCGCAGCGAGCCGCATGCCCGCATTCACGCACTGGCCACCGTAGTGGTGGTAGCATTGGGTTGCTATGTAAAACTGCCCGCCCTGCAATGGGTGCTGCTGCTGCTGGTCATAGGAATGGTGTGGGTTACAGAGATGATCAATACCGTGGTGGAAAAGATCATGGACCACGTGGCGCCCGAGCGGCACCCGCGGATAAAATGGATCAAGGATGTAGCCGCGGGGGCTGTGCTGGTGAGTGCCATCATTGCGGTGATAGCGGGTGTGCTGATCTTCTTTCCATATTTACAACGATGA